The Colias croceus chromosome 19, ilColCroc2.1 genome contains the following window.
aacaattatcAGAATCCTTCTCTAATTTTCTTGAGTGGCAACACTATTGGCATGCTGgcaacatttaaaaaacaaaggcagccttttttttctttgagaGAAATGATGTTTTGTGTTGATGTGAGATTTGTCGCTCGAAAAAAGTGTTTTTAAAGTGTTCGATTGCGAGGTAAGTATATATATTCtgtcttattattataaatctttacgTAGGTTTACTATAAAACTAAAGAATCAGACTACTTCGTGGGTCTTAGCATTCACAATCGagaagtaattttaatttaaggtTATGTCGCACGCATTTTTTGTCATGATTATAACGATGTGTAACGAAATGTGTTACGTTACAGTCATGACATATTGTTAGGCTTAGAACACAtatgtctattaaaaaattgcgcgaaatattttcaaatctaaacggctgaacggattttgatgcgcaAGATATCATTGGATTGGTCTAAAATATCATTgtctatatatatttttttatattttacccGTCTGCGCATAAAAAAAGGATAACGTTTTCAAATCTAAACGGCTGGATAGATTTTGATGTGCAAGGTATCATCGGATTGGTATTTATCTCTAGAATATCATTGTctatataactatatatataatatatattataacccGACTGCGGTTAAAAGGaggataatattttgtagcCGTGTAGCCTCCGACTGCGTGTTATGAATTTGCAGTGTCAGTCgggttttttaatttttttttttcagatgaGAAGATCAAATTACAGATGGCGTTGACGAATGCCGAAAGGCAAAAAAATATCGAGAGAAGTTACAAGTTCAAAATCCCGAGAAATATAAAGAACTACAAATGAAAAATGCAGAAAAGAATAAATAGCGggaaaaaattcaatttttttcaatacaattttgatttatatgcatctttttgttttaattcataattttatgatatgaatTGGTTTTACCTTTATCTCCATTTTTTCCTGTCGTGTGAGTGTGAGACACCGAGTCgacgttaattttttaatgctAGGAAGAAAAGATGACTGTTATATGTACTAAGCTTTATAATGGTCATGTAAGTAACATTCAGTCATGTATGTAACGTTTGTTATGATGTCATGAATGTAACGGTACAATTTTTCGCGATCATACCCATTAATTAAACCCATGTTTCGTCGTAAAACCATTGAATATTGTCTCTATATTTAagtagtatttttaaatattagagGTACTAAGTACGAGTAAAGTGCgtcaaacatttttattataaagctcattattaaataggtcatttttgttttttactagataattactaattagtcCTGTACGTAAATCTGCTTTATCCAACTTGCgtaatttaaaatcatgttATTAACAAATGACCAATATGTGTCATTCCCTGATATCATTAAGAAATTGTATATAAGTACATTATTTAtgtgaatattatttagttcttAGTGACAAAATGGCGAGGCactttgtatgtttgttctTCACCCTGACGCTGTTGGCACATGGATTCTGCATACCCACACAATATAGACATAGAAGACAAATTAATGAATCGGTaagtgtttcttttttataacattagatacatacataatatagcattagatatacttatatttaaaattctcgTGTTGCGGTGTTTGTACTTGACTCCTCCGAAACCTGAGAatcgaaaaatatatattttttttaactatctaataagagtaaggcagaacaaAGTTTGCCAGGACAGTTAGTAATTTATAACGATAGGCAAtggacgcgggttcgaatcccgccacAGGATCAAATAGTAGGTTCAAGGTTGGTCAGTGAAAGGGTGCaaacattatatattaattgtgtTGACTATCTAAGTTTTTGTGTCTTATGGACTGGTAGCTATGGAGTAACTAATAACTAATCTGTGCCGGTACaaaattgtacaaaatataaatactccTAGTTTTTACAAATCATTTGTAAAAAACGGGCAGAATATTAAGATTTGAATTAGAATGTACCcaattattcatataattGATATTCTCTAGTAggtataaattgttatttttaatttcttagaaaataatacggatatttttttaaatgacctTCTCACGATACCTTTGCACTCAATGTAAAGTGGTTTCCcttcaaaaagtaaaattattttttaccacataatatattatgctgaCTTCCTGCTCGAAAGCTAGATAGGTAATTGTATCAAATTTCCGCAAAAGCAATgaagtattaaaaatttatttaaagaacataaaaaaaatatcaaaatcgcATAATTCGTGaaacaaaatttacttttactatTTCAATCTTTcgtaattaatgtaatttttccGCTCAgtaaatcatattttgttaTGGAGTTTTTTTAGATTGTATTTGATTTagacttataaaaaatagaagaaGAGACTTTTTGGAATAAACTCTGTTCTTCTTATAAAATTCACAATGTCAATTTGTTACGCAAGTTCTTCTGTTTTCAGGAAATCgaaaagatttttttctataaaaattattgcgaaaaattaaaatataggtagttattatatttgtttaatatacctatcttCTACTATCAGTAAGTAGAAAGAAATAAGTTTTAGTATCAGCATTATACACCTTCACTGGAGTTATATTTTCTGaatgataaaaatacctatataatatattaagtatcTTAAGATACTTGAGCGCTTCTTGAGcgttataatttttgaaaatattaaaaataaaaagagtaATTTAGTTAGTTACCTtgagttataaaaatattttttaaaagtatttaaatttaatgaaaagaAAACAGACACTCATTAAAAAGCACTTCCTAAAGAtcatggtttttttttttttgtcattcttgaccttatttatttatatctgcTGTTAAGCCAATTCATaaccaatttaatttaaaaaaatggaaacaaAGTAGGTAACgacgaataaatatttcacaacATTTTGccaatgtaaaattaaattacagttagttttatttttatttttgaaattattttttatgaattaaatccTTAGGTAATTATTTAGGAAAGTTCAATTTAACTAAGGTCACTTAATTAAAGATATAAGtccattaacatttttataattacctaAGTCTTGTGTTTCATTCAttaaatttaggtatctactaataatttgtaaactttaaattacttttttatctaagtatattaatataaaggtgaagagtttgtttgtttgtttgaaagcgctaAACTACTGGGGTCCgatttgaacaattttttcggtgttagatagcccatttatgatttatcgaggaaggctatatatcatcacgccaaGACCAACAGGGGCCACGCGGCTGTCATCAATTATTTGCAATTTCTTCTATTTTGATTTCAGtgcaaaaaattttgaaatcggtccagtagatCCTATGATTAGCACGATCAAACAAAGAAActgcattttttaatatacatatcatataataattaatatactagctgcgcGGGGCGCCCCGCGTTTTTATCCGCAgcactccgctcctgttggtcttagcgtgatgcgATATAAGCCCTATAGCTTATATCATCACATCatcctatagccttcctcgataaatgggctatcgaacatcaaaataaattttcaaatcggaccagtaattcatgagataagcgcgttcaaacaaacatagaaactcttcagctttataatattagtagtatagatttaagtatattctgtacataatacatttctatttattacaGCTAGAAACAACAGTCACCCCAACAGAGACAACTCTCGCACCAGTGAACGACATATCTTTGGCGGCTAACAATGACGTCGCCAGTGCCCCGCTATCAGTCCCCATCGATCCTCAAGACGATGgtggtgatgatgatgatgataacaCAATCCCACAGGCGCCCAGCGACGGTGGTGGCAGCAGCATTGGCAGCCTGTTCAATATTCTAGGCGCTATCCTACCCAGTTCTAGCAGTTCGAGTGTAAGTTGTCTATGGTTTTATTGAAAAGGTTTTTGTACACAGTTTTGCACAGTATTGTGTTTGTCATACACACAcccaaataatttattttacaacacTGACGAAGAAATGAAATGCAGCCTATAGGTATAcctaattatgtataaatactCTTGCACTTGAGAACATGTtagtaaacatttttttgtttttctttctgtGTTGAATTTCTTACTGATAAACGCGTCATGACAATACTGTCACGTCATGAAgtttttggtatctttgaaacTTGCCAAAGtatcacttctgacacgtgtgctcggcacacacgcttttctttattatggttttattataaatcgcacgtagataagtacctactcTTTTTTGCACGGATGTCGGATGCACAACTTTCGATTTAGTGAAACTACTGCACATGACCTTTTTACCCTTCAAGACTTGGCACTGGGATGGCATTGGAACGGTTAAGTattcatttcataatattttgtgcaATAATAACCAAATTTAAttgagtttattatttaaattgtatgaatttaaaattctaCGACCATTTGCAGGTAATGTTACGTAATATAATTAGAACGATGATAAAACGATTCAATCCGCATATAATATTACGTCGAGAAATAAACGCAAAAGACGAAGAATTTCATTACATTAATAACCTCAAGCCACCACCATTTCAAAGACAAGAAGAAACTAGTGAAAGCGAAGATTCTAGCAATGAATCTAGTAGAGAAGAAACAAATTCGGAACAAGATTCAAATTCGAATATCGAATCTGATGAGGGTGATTATGATGAGCCGCCAGGGGGCGGTGATGGGCAAGGAGGTGGTCTATTGGGCCTTCTAGCTGGACTAAGCGGGGGTGTAAGTTCGTTTTAATAATGGCTATGTAAATATAAGTACTATCTAATATCGTCATTATGCCAGCATTTGAAATAGATAttggttataattttaatattattctaggAAGATGGGCAATCAGATTTAGGCTCACTTCTCGCCACTGTGAGCGGTATCATCGCTAACCTGAGTGTAAGTTTTACTCCGTACCTACgtgcgaaatttaaaaattaaaatgtttcagaaaaataaagatttaaatacctattataaaatattgcagGGCGATGGGATCGACCTAAATAGTCTCATTGCTTCAGGGATTGGATTATTCGTAGGACTGCTGGTATGTTGTAACATCtccaacaaaatattatggtcTTTTATAGTTCATATTGCTATATATAATTTCCTTTTTCAGTCTGAAGGCGATCAAAACCCAGGAACAATTGTTGCTAGCTATCTTTTGACATCATTAGACACAATTACTGGTGGTGGATCGGTATGTTCCATTAAATCGATGAGATTTTCATACTTAAAAATGAATAGAAAAtgatgtacctacataaattttgcTTACAGAAAAATAACGGAGCATTCTTTGGGAATTTCCTTTCTAAACTAATAGTTGGAACAAGCGCCGTAAGTATTCTGCGAGAAGAAAAAATATGGAGTTTCTATGAAATTCCTTcaatagaatattttattaatggaaatttttattactttaatctttaaaatttataggcTGGAGACCCAGATGCAAGTTCAGAAGAGAACGGTCAACCTCAAATGAAGGATTCCGCTGGGTTCTTTTCAAGTCTTTTGATGTCACTCCTAGGAGAAATGTCTAAAAGTAGCTCTGGAGGCAGTTCGCATCCATGGAGAAGATATTATATGGAACAACATCGATTTAACAATTCTTAGATTACATACTAATAAAGatgtatttataagatttataaGCTACGTCTACGTCTACTATCTTAAGTTTTCAATATCGTTTATGTACTGATTATTGTTAAGAAAAACACCTTAATAGTTATTAGCAcggattatttattaattctgggtgttaaaaaataataaaaaaatgaaaccaCAATGGTgatgaaatgtattttatttccataTAACATTACAAGGAATACAATTAATTCCAGTGGTaagttatacaatatttttttattaacagtgaattttatttttcagggCGCCCATGCTATCGCTGGAAACGCACCGTCACCATTCTGGACATTAAAACTGGACATATTGAGGGCATTTGTGCAATTCACAACCAGTATACTGGGGCTTGCTTCTTCGACGTCTGCTCACGCTTCACATTAAAATTAGTGCcatttaacaataaagaaATATGTTGAAATAAGGTTTTATTTGATCCCTATATTCTCTTCTCTGAAACCCGTTGGACGGTCAGTTCAGTTATCTGAAAAACATTAACATTGTACTGTAAATTCTACatactgtatattataaaaaaaatattcacaggCTATGGTTAATTACTAgacaaaaaaaagtataaaggtGAAATTGtgttcaaattatattttaaaatataaaaacaatatttacgtAGACTAGACGCTCATTAAAACCGCTGGTAAACCCAATAAAAGGGAATATGATTATCTCTGACTATGACCTGTAAAAACTTACGTTAACTGTTGGTGGAGTGGATAACACATAGTGAACAGTATCTGCGATGTCACTTGGTTCCAACATTGGCAAATCTATTTCAACGCCATCTCTTTGCGCCATTTTAGTCCTTACAAGCCCAGGGGATATGCtctgataatataattagaatgtttaattgataattataattataacactTGTGAATTACTTTTTCTATGGAAAAAATGCACCTGCTAAATAACAGTAAATACGTtaagtgaaataaaacacCCTTGTACTTCATGGTAATAGGAAATACAGTGCcctatttaatgaaaaaaagcGTCTATGCAAATAATCCCACTTCATATTTTGACATTATGCCACatcttttattgtttgttatctagttacttatttattaatccaTACCGTAACTTTAATGCTGCTACCAAACTGAGCCAACTCGTTTATAAGCGCCTTAGTGAACGCCGTGACTGCGTGCTTGCTCGCTGAATATACGTTCGTATTGGGCAGAAAGGGGATGTAGTGACCGGCTACACTGAAAATTTTTACTCTGATTACTTTAGTTATCTAATATCtttatataatgaaatttggttcttaaattataaaataaattttatagttcGGCTAGATCAACTCTTCTTTTGGCCAGGGCCAGAGTCAAAAGCAATTATCATCATATTtcaatctaattatctattactgattgttgattattgaATGTCTGTGAGCTTTATatcttgtattatttattactatatcGATCACGAGAcaacaaagaaaaacaattttatcattttagaAAAGATAGAGCTGTTAAAAGTCTACATTTTCTACACACAATTAGACTTTCTacaacaatttatattatttcttattacctgttgatatttataatgtgACCATTAAAGTTCTGTTTCTTCATAGAAGCGACAGCGTGTCGAGTGCACAGAATCATTCCCTTTACATTCACGTCCAGTGTTGATATGACTTCGTCATTGCTCATCGGAGAATCaccaatatctaaaaaaatattgtgcaCTATACTTATAACCTATGCCTTCAGCCTACTATAAAATTCTATAGGACTTTTACATAAATGAATtgatatatctatttaaaacatatttaattaaaatgttaaaatattatattgtgtaggTATCCATCGAATACACCACAAAATAATCAAACGCATTAGATTTATGAAATCAACATTATAATACCAAAGATTAGGTATATCTAGGTCTTATTATCGACAATTGCGTCTCTACtaagtaattttaatgcatggcacaagttaaaaaaaaattacataatgttaatttttagcaCAAATTACTGGAAACTAAAACAAGTAACTAGCCTACAACTAAGACTACATAATTCTAAAACTGGTACCTGTGATATGAGCTGGATAAATAACACCAGCATTGTTAACGAGAACGTGTATTCCATCGAATTTCTGTTCAATAGACTGGAAAGTCGATGTGATATCTTCAGGTTTAGAGATATCGCATTTTAGAGATGTTATACTACCAACGCCTTTCACTTTTGCGTGTAGTTGCTGAAAATTTTCCATTtgatatgtacattgtacatacttaggccataattataatattaattaatttaatagtaactaattacaaaaataaaaaaatcctgCAATTTCCGTAAAGAAAAAACCCTACATTGCTTTCCAAGGTCTTGTTCTTACCTCGCATTCAGGTTTCTAGCTAGGATACGCCCCTTCAAAACCTACATTGAAATCTAGAACAATCCTAAGCGATGCTAAAAATAACTATAGTTAATTTACTATTACCCAGTACCCTATACATACATTCAACATATTAGTTGCATATTGCACTTCTGTTAAACtggcatttattataatgtaggtacctatgttggaattttatgttacaaaacTAGTATTAGgtatactaatactaatattatttagttatttacgCACTGTTACACGACGTATTTCTACATTTATTTCGAACTTACATCAACCAAATGACTACTTCTCGCCAAGCCCACAACTCGCAAGCCAGCATCAGCCAGCTTCACAGAGATCGCGGCCCCGATCCCGCTGCTGGCGCCAGTGACCACTGCTGTCTTGCCCGACCAACGCTCCATAACTAATctagttaattttatactagAAACCTTGATAGTTACTGTAATGAAGTTTTCTAGAGCTATTCTCACAAGTAACTTGTTGCATCATAATgcaaacaattatattataaagttacttgtattttaatattaatacttaattctattctattttataaattaataacttaattataaagtttttatttttataaattgaattattattttttaccgtGTTTATTACAATTGCAAATTTTAATGGCATGGACTTACCttactattaaattaaataacatataCGCCAAGAACTTGATCTATAAGTTCCAACcggaaacaatattataaaatcaagTAGAAGAAAggcaaaatataatgtttaagtATTCAATATCGGAACGGGTATTACAGGAACCATTCGCTTCACCGCCCAACGGAAAAAAAATCTGTGAATTATGACGAATTTCTAACAAGTACCAAACATAACCTTTCTATAGTctgctttttaatattaattgaatcAATGTGTTAGTACTTTAAACTTTCACGAATACACAAGAAGGTTAATACAAAGAAGTAGAGCAATTATTTTTGAGCCGATCGAACATGATTAAACTTTCACactatatttaatacttacattttttaactaacATCCGTTTctgtaaatacaaaaatgtttgcaATCGGTTTAtcctcatttatttttatgcaaattaattatctaacaggatggtaattaatattaacggCATCATATTATGCAGTCAATAGTTTATTAGTTTGTATTATGAACTTTAGGTTGATACGAATCgatttagattatattttcaacTTCATTTGACATTTAAGTACTAAAGTAGCAgttcttaca
Protein-coding sequences here:
- the LOC123700054 gene encoding uncharacterized protein LOC123700054; amino-acid sequence: MARHFVCLFFTLTLLAHGFCIPTQYRHRRQINESLETTVTPTETTLAPVNDISLAANNDVASAPLSVPIDPQDDGGDDDDDNTIPQAPSDGGGSSIGSLFNILGAILPSSSSSSVMLRNIIRTMIKRFNPHIILRREINAKDEEFHYINNLKPPPFQRQEETSESEDSSNESSREETNSEQDSNSNIESDEGDYDEPPGGGDGQGGGLLGLLAGLSGGEDGQSDLGSLLATVSGIIANLSGDGIDLNSLIASGIGLFVGLLSEGDQNPGTIVASYLLTSLDTITGGGSKNNGAFFGNFLSKLIVGTSAAGDPDASSEENGQPQMKDSAGFFSSLLMSLLGEMSKSSSGGSSHPWRRYYMEQHRFNNS
- the LOC123700056 gene encoding farnesol dehydrogenase-like, coding for MERWSGKTAVVTGASSGIGAAISVKLADAGLRVVGLARSSHLVDQLHAKVKGVGSITSLKCDISKPEDITSTFQSIEQKFDGIHVLVNNAGVIYPAHITDIGDSPMSNDEVISTLDVNVKGMILCTRHAVASMKKQNFNGHIININSVAGHYIPFLPNTNVYSASKHAVTAFTKALINELAQFGSSIKVTSISPGLVRTKMAQRDGVEIDLPMLEPSDIADTVHYVLSTPPTVNITELTVQRVSEKRI